Genomic window (Arachis hypogaea cultivar Tifrunner chromosome 13, arahy.Tifrunner.gnm2.J5K5, whole genome shotgun sequence):
CATCATTGTAATTAGCCCACCATAAAACAGAGTCAATCCACCTCATTTCATGGCAAGTTTCCTTCTTTAAACCCAGTAATGGAAACTCCTTTTCCAACAGTGTCACAACTTCATCAGCTCCTCCAAGAAACAAAGCCATAACCGAGGCTCTCATGGTTCTTTTCGCTACCGGCTGCATCACCAGCCTCATGAAGAGTCTCTCATCTGTGTGAGGAGCAACCTGCTGCCATTGGAAAACAAGATCAGTTGCATTCTGCTCAAGAGTCTTGTCAACCTGGAAAACAGTAACCGTTTCCGGCACTGGAACTAGCCTAACAGTGTAGGACAATATGACTCCGAAACTCGCTCCTCCGCCGCCTCTAATGGCCCAGAAAAGATCATCCCCCATTGCTTCCTTGTCAAGAATCCTACCATTTACATCGACAATTTTCGCGTCGATGACATGATCAACTGATAAGCCATGCTTTCTGATCATGTTGCCATAGCCTCCTCCACTGAGGTGGCCACCAACACCAACAGTGGGACACACCCCTGCAGGGAAGCCATGAACACTGCTCTTCTCATAAATTCTATAGTAAACTTGTCCAAGAGTGGCACCTGCTTCGATCACAGCAATCTCGTTTTGAACATCCACACTTACATTCTGAAAGTGGAACATGTCAATGATGATAAAAGGAGCCTGAGAGACATATGAAATGCCTTCAAAATCATGGCCACCACTCCTTATTTTGAGTTGAACACCAACGCTTTTCGCGCAGAGAACAGAGTTCTGTACATGGTTTGCATTAAGAGGGGTGATGATGAGTAATGGCTTTGGGGTTGAGGGGTTGCTGAACCTGGCATTTCTAGCAGAGGCTTTAAGGACAGAGTCATAGGATGCGTTTGTTTGGGAATAAACTATGTTTGAAACTTGGTTTGGTTGGTTTGTGTGGGTTTTTAGGCAGTTGAGGAAAGTGGCAAATAGGGAATTTCTTGATGATGGGGCTGCCAAACAGTCAGAGGCATAAAGAAGCAGAACAATAAGAGTAGCAAGGAGAGAGATTGGTTTTTCCATGGATTCAGTTCTTGGAAATATAGTGTGAGATTGGTAAGGTTCTTAATTCAGAGAAACATGTTGGACCACTTAAGTGTTGGTAGTGCTTTTCTGCTTTCTCTAATAATTGAGTTGTGCTGTCAACTACTCAAATTGATGATATTTTTCTCCAACACAGTTCATTCTAATAATTGTCTAGCTACATGTGTtgtcaattttataaatttgaaaTGATCTCAAGTTTGTGATAATATACACATGATGAAATTTACATTATTGAGAATCCACTTCAATGCTTTAATTAGCTTGTCAGCTTAAAAGAGtgtaaaagtaaaatataaagagaaaaagTCAGATATAGCATATTAGCATGTGGATGGTGAAGTGGTGTAAGAGATTCTTAGTAAAGAGAAAATTTTGTAGATTATTATTTAATATGTTCTATATGTAAACGGTTTCTCTGTATACATAATATATGATAGAGCTCAATGTCATCGTTTGATTTATATAGCCGACCCTATCTAGTGGGACAAaactttgttattgttgttgtattaTTTAACACGTACTCTTTCTTTTTATAGTGGACATATGTATTATAAACTTAATTTGTACACAaccttattaatatataaaaaatttaatcacagATTTTTACCAAATAAAcagtcattttaaaaaaattaagggtatatttggtttttttttttcgattctCATTCAGTGTTTTCTAGTTTTAgaaatttataaaagaaaattgaaattaaacaataaaaataataaatctgtTAAATGGAATTTTCAATCTACATTATCTATTTACAATAAAGCTAGATCAATTATTCAAAGGGCAAATTGGCCATGTATGCTTACTAAACAAAGTACAATAATCTTATAATAAAGAGTTCTAGGATGAGTAACCCTACCCCCTTTACCATGAGTTTTCTACCTAGACTGCGGTTAAATGGTTTACCACCACCTGCAAGACAAGACATTCAAACATGAGTCCTACAACCTATATATACTTGGGGCTAATAGATGATCAaacatcaaaatataaaaaaaaagagtattaaTGTGACAGTGGATACACTAAAATAGTTTGCCTAAGGTGCTTGATAATCTCAAAcgtgtaaataaataaataatcagaTAGCTGAAGGATCCATTCCAGAAAACTGCATAATATTTTCAGAGAAAGAAGAAATCTTTCAGTTAGCCAAGAAAACCATGTTTTGCATTCAATATGATTGGATAATGTCTACCAGCCCAGTGCAcagacatttaaaaaaaaaaggggaaatttCACTAGCAACTAAGGTATTATATAGGCACTTACTTGGATTGGTGGGAATGCTTTGTTCGTTCCTGAAAAAATTTCCAGGATCAACAGCAGTCTTGATCTTCACTAACCTCTGAAAATTATTGCCAAAGTACTTGGCACCATAAACCTCTCCTTCTTCATAGCTATTCTTCCCAAAATTGTTGGTACCAATGTCAAGATCCCTATAATTCAAGAATGCCCTTCTTGGACTATTTGACACAAAAGGAGTCATGTAACT
Coding sequences:
- the LOC112792369 gene encoding berberine bridge enzyme-like 19; the encoded protein is MEKPISLLATLIVLLLYASDCLAAPSSRNSLFATFLNCLKTHTNQPNQVSNIVYSQTNASYDSVLKASARNARFSNPSTPKPLLIITPLNANHVQNSVLCAKSVGVQLKIRSGGHDFEGISYVSQAPFIIIDMFHFQNVSVDVQNEIAVIEAGATLGQVYYRIYEKSSVHGFPAGVCPTVGVGGHLSGGGYGNMIRKHGLSVDHVIDAKIVDVNGRILDKEAMGDDLFWAIRGGGGASFGVILSYTVRLVPVPETVTVFQVDKTLEQNATDLVFQWQQVAPHTDERLFMRLVMQPVAKRTMRASVMALFLGGADEVVTLLEKEFPLLGLKKETCHEMRWIDSVLWWANYNDGSTLKALLDRSHYRVHYNKKKSDYIQTPISKAGFNLIWKKMIELGRVVLIFNPYGGRMNEVPYDATPFPHRAGNLYKVQYSVTWEEGGDGADKKFIGEIRMMYNYMTPFVSKNPRSAYFNYRDLDIGVKMHGKDSYQDGVVYGSKYFNRNFERLVKVKSAIDPQNFFWNEQSIPSLGSNKLFLL